GTTTAACAACTGCAGCTTTTAACTCTTCAATTGTCATTTTTTGAACTACTGGATATTCAAAGTTATATCTTCCAATTTCAAGTGATCTAAGTCCTTTCTGGAAGGCAGCTTCAAAGTTATTTCCAATTGCCATAACCTCCCCAGTAGCCATCATTTTTGTTCCAAGTCTTTTATTTGCTTTTTTAAATTTATCAAATGGCCATTTAGGTATTTTTACAACTATATAGTCAAGTGTTGGTTCAAAGCATGCAAACGTTTTTCCTGTTACTTCATTCTTTACCTCATCTAAAAGATATCCTAAAGATAATCTAGTGGCAACTCTTGCTATTGGATATCCAGTGGCTTTAGATGCTAAGGCAGAAGATCTTGATACTCTTGGGTTAATCTCTATTATTGCATATTCAAATGATTTTGGATTAAGAGCAAATTGTACGTTACATCCTCCAATTACTCCTATTTCATTTACTATCTTTATAGCTGAAATTCTTAACATTTGATACTCTCTATCTGAAAGAGTTTGAGATGGTGCTACTACTATTGAGTCCCCTGTATGTATTCCTACTGGATCGATATTTTCCATATTACATACTGTTATTGTGTTACCATTAGCATCTCTTATTACTTCATATTCAATCTCTTTCCATCCAAGGATTGATTTTTCTATAAGTACCTGTCCAACTCTAGAAAGTGCAAGTCCTTTTGGTAGTATCTCTTCAAGTTCTGCATCGTTATTTGCAAAACCTCCACCTGTTCCTCCAAGTGTATAAGCAGGTCTTACAACAATTGGATATCCTATCTCATTTGCTACTTTAAATCCCTCTTCAAGACTTTCCACTATTTGGCTTTGGATAATTGGCTCATTTATCTTTTCCATAGCCTCTCTAAATAGTTCTCTATCTTCTCCTCTTTTTATTGCTTCTATAGGAGTTCCAATTACTTTTACACCGTATTTATCCAGGATTCCTTTTTCATATAGCTCAACAGCCATATTAAGTGCAGTTTGTCCTCCCATTCCAACAAGTATTGAGTCAGGTCTTTCTTTTGCAATTATCTTTTCTACAAATTCCACTGTAATTGGTTCTATATATATTCTATCAGCTACTGCTGTATCTGTCATAATTGTTGCTGGGTTTGAGTTAACAAGTACAACTTCAATTCCCTCTTTTTGTAAAGTTTCACATGCTTGAGTTCCTGAATAGTCAAACTCTGCTGCCTGTCCAATGATTATTGGTCCTGATCCTATAACTAGTGTTTTCTTTATAGATTTATCTAACATCTTTTCCTCCTCAAATTCTTCAACTATCTAATATTTAATTATTTTCCTTCAATTACTTTTAAGAAATCATCAAATAAATAATCTGAATCTCTTGGTCCAGGCCACGCCTCTGGGTGATATTGAACACACATTATTCTTAGTTTATCACTTTTCATTCCTTCTATTGAGTTATCATTTAAGTTTATATGAGTAACTTTCATTGATTCAGGCACATTATTTACTACATAACCATGGTTTTGAGAAGTTATATAGATTTTATTTTTCTCTAAATCTTTAACAGGATGGTTACATCCTCTATGTCCATATTTTAATTTTGTTGTTGTTCCACCTAATGCCCATGCAAGAAGCTGATGTCCAAGACAAATTGCAACTATTGGTAATTTCCCAACCATTTTCTTTAATTCTGCTATTACATCTCCCAAGTCTGCTGGGTCCCCTGGTCCATTTGATAAGAAAAGTCCATCAAGATTATACTTCATTATCTCTTCAGCTTTTGTATTCCATGGGAACACTACTAAATGACATCCTCTCTTTTTAAAAGATCTTAAAATATTTCTTTTTATACCAAAGTCCATTACACCAATTCTTTTTCCTTCTCCTGGTATCTCATAAATTCTTGGTGTACTTACTTCACTTACAGCATTTCTATTATCATATTTTCCAAAACGTTCCATTATCTC
The DNA window shown above is from Fusobacterium sp. DD2 and carries:
- a CDS encoding carbamoyl phosphate synthase small subunit, whose product is MKGKLILENGMSFEGKIFGELGETVGELVFNTGMTGYQEVLTDPSYCGQIVVMTYPMIGNYGINLEDMESDKIHMKGFVIKEDAKLPNNFRCEMTLDGFLRQNKIVAFKGVDTRQLTKIIREQGAMKAIITADDLTEKEIMERFGKYDNRNAVSEVSTPRIYEIPGEGKRIGVMDFGIKRNILRSFKKRGCHLVVFPWNTKAEEIMKYNLDGLFLSNGPGDPADLGDVIAELKKMVGKLPIVAICLGHQLLAWALGGTTTKLKYGHRGCNHPVKDLEKNKIYITSQNHGYVVNNVPESMKVTHINLNDNSIEGMKSDKLRIMCVQYHPEAWPGPRDSDYLFDDFLKVIEGK